A stretch of DNA from Desulfobacterales bacterium:
AACTCAACCCCGTAGAGGCTATACGGAAGTTGTAGGAGAAAAGTTGAGAATTGAGGGGTTAACAAATCACTAATCATTGATAGCGAAACTGCCCATGAAGATTTTTATTATGATCGGATGGCGGAATCTCTGGAGAAACAAGCGCCGATCGCTGGTGGTCATCTCTTCCATCGGGCTGGGGATATTTGCCATGATTCTGTCAGTGGGCATCATGAACGGCATGAATAACCAGATGGTTGAAAACACCATCCGAACTTCTCTGGGCCATATTTCCATCCAGCACAGGGGATTCCAAGAGGATATGTCTCTGGAAAACAGTTTTACACCGCCAGACAACTTATACACAAAACTTGGCACGGTTCCCGGCCTCATAGCCTTCAGTCCGAGGATCAAACTGGAAGGCATGATTCAATCCAGCGAGGCATCCCGCGGGGTGCTGATCACGGGCATCGATCCTGAGCGTGAAACATCCCTGTCTGACATATCATCATACATGCTGCCCGTGAACGGCAGCCGCTACCTGTCTGATCCGGATGCGCACGATATGCTCATCTCCCGGACCATGTCCGAAAAACTCGATATCGGCACCGGCGACAAGGGGGTGCTGATGTTCCAGGATTTGAGTAAAGAGATTGTGGCCGTGGCATTTAAAGTCAGGGGGCTTTATCAGAGTCCGGTGGAAAGCTTTGACCGCTATGTGGTGTATACCGGCATCGAGGCAATGGGAAAACTCACGGGCCTGAACCGGAGAATCTCCGAGCTGTCTGTCCGGGTCGATCACCGGGATGTCGTGGATTCGGTCAAGCAGCAGATTCAAACCATGATTTCAGATCCATCCATTGCCGTCCTCTCATGGAAGGATATGGCGCCCAATCTGCTCAGCGCCATCAAACTGTTTGACACGAGCATGTATATATTTTTCGCTATTGTATTTGTAACGGTTATTTTTTCGGTAGCCAATACGCTGATCATGGCCATCATGGAACGGTTT
This window harbors:
- a CDS encoding ABC transporter permease, whose product is MKIFIMIGWRNLWRNKRRSLVVISSIGLGIFAMILSVGIMNGMNNQMVENTIRTSLGHISIQHRGFQEDMSLENSFTPPDNLYTKLGTVPGLIAFSPRIKLEGMIQSSEASRGVLITGIDPERETSLSDISSYMLPVNGSRYLSDPDAHDMLISRTMSEKLDIGTGDKGVLMFQDLSKEIVAVAFKVRGLYQSPVESFDRYVVYTGIEAMGKLTGLNRRISELSVRVDHRDVVDSVKQQIQTMISDPSIAVLSWKDMAPNLLSAIKLFDTSMYIFFAIVFVTVIFSVANTLIMAIMERFHEIGVMKSIGTRPSWVFAMVLFEAVNLGIVGLAAGTLVGSSVIAVLSVTGIDFSFYAESMRVWGTETIIYPSLKPMDILASIMIVLATTLIAAVYPAAKAARIKPLDALHYI